A stretch of Aedes aegypti strain LVP_AGWG chromosome 2, AaegL5.0 Primary Assembly, whole genome shotgun sequence DNA encodes these proteins:
- the LOC5573779 gene encoding EEF1A lysine methyltransferase 2, with the protein MTEPIEELESSELGTKDYWEASYETEIRNYRDHGDVGEVWFDEDSQLRIIRWIERQEDRVQQDDSIIDLGCGNGMMLIELAREGYSNLTGVDYSPKAIELAQSIAKDQELDITYKVVDLLNESDVTALGRFKVVHDKGTYDAVSLHPDNFKQMREKYIESVVQLLQDDGLFILTSCNWTQMELVKSFGEVFDLHVVIPTPSFKFGGAVGNVVTSVVFVKKPVK; encoded by the exons ATGACAGAGCCAATTGAGGAGCTGGAAAGTTCCGAACTTGGTACCAAAGATTACTGGGAAGCGAGTTACGAAACGGAAATACGGAACTACCGGGACCACGGCGATGTTGGCGAAGTGTGGTTTGACGAGGACAGTCAGCTACGGATAATCCGATGGATTGAACGGCAGGAAGATAGAGTCCAGCAAGATGATTCCATTATAGATTTGG GATGTGGAAACGGAATGATGCTGATAGAACTAGCCCGCGAAGGATATTCGAACCTCACAGGAGTGGACTACTCACCGAAGGCGATAGAACTCGCTCAATCGATAGCCAAGGACCAGGAATTGGATATCACCTACAAGGTTGTGGATCTTCTCAACGAATCAGACGTGACGGCCTTGGGCAGATTCAAAGTGGTCCACGATAAAGGAACCTACGATGCCGTTAGTCTTCATCCggacaacttcaaacaaatgaGGGAAAAGTACATTGAAAGCGTGGTACAGCTTTTGCAAGACGATGGCTTGTTTATCCTCACTTCATGCAACTGGACTCAAATGGAGTTGGTGAAGAGTTTTGGGGAGGTTTTCGATTTGCACGTGGTCATTCCAACGCCATCGTTCAAGTTTGGGGGCGCCGTGGGAAATGTCGTGACCTCTGTTGTATTTGTTAAGAAACCTGTTAAATAA